A genomic window from Centroberyx gerrardi isolate f3 chromosome 14, fCenGer3.hap1.cur.20231027, whole genome shotgun sequence includes:
- the nkain4 gene encoding sodium/potassium-transporting ATPase subunit beta-1-interacting protein 4, which yields MGCCSGRCTLIFICTLQLMLALERQVFDFLGYQWAPILANFFHIIIVILGLFGTIQYRPRYIVVYTVWAALWVAWNVFIICFYLDVGGLSKDSDLLTFNISAHHSWWSEHGPGCVRREMPQAPGVRTTDSHSYITVMGCLMDYQYIEVMHSGTQILVALLGFVYACYVVSAITEEEDSFDFIGGFDPFPLYHVNEKPSHLLLKPMYLST from the exons atgttgGCATTGGAGAGGCAGGTGTTTGATTTCCTGGGCTACCAGTGGGCCCCCATCCTCGCCAACTTCTTCcacatcatcatcgtcatcctcGGCCTCTTCGGCACCATCCAGTACCGGCCGCGCTACATCGTGGTG tatacagtatggGCCGCTCTGTGGGTGGCCTGGAACGTCTTCATCATCTGTTTCTACCTGGACGTAGGAGGCCTGTCCAAG GACAGCGACCTGCTGACGTTCAACATCTCGGCCCACCACTCCTGGTGGAGCGAACACGGGCCGGGCTGcgtgaggagagagatgccccaGGCCCCCGGGGTGCGCACCACGGACAGCCACTCCTACATCACTGTCATGGGCTGCCTCATGGACTACCAGTACATTGAAGTCATGCACAGCGGCACGCAGATCCTCGTCGCT CTCCTGGGCTTCGTGTACGCCTGTTATGTCGTCAGCGCCAtcactgaggaggaggacagct TTGATTTTATTGGTGGATTTGACCCATTCCCACTCTACCATGTCAATGAGAAACCATCTCACCTCCTCTTAAAGCCCATGTACCT GTCTACGTAA